The Salvelinus namaycush isolate Seneca chromosome 5, SaNama_1.0, whole genome shotgun sequence genome segment tacattagcaaatggcttggagataataagctAAGTTAGAATGGTGAGGTGCTGACcactaaaacctctgttagctacctgggatgtatccttgatggaagcttggAATGTGTGAGCAAGTGCTAGGAAAGGTTAATGCCAGCACTAAGTTTTTGTCTAGAAAGTtcaagctgcttgataaggactccatgaaagtgctagccactgccctcattcaatgccattttgactacGCTAGTAAttcctggtttgggggcttatctaaGCATATGAAagggaagctccagatagcctAGAATAAGCTGATAAGGGTAatattgaaggtgagtccacatactcacataggcaggagctgctttcaggaactaaactagctgcctgttgaggctaaggtgtcccagattagactgggttttgtttacaggagtatttatggatCTGCGCCCAGGTATCTAACTGATTACTTTCCccgtgttagggatgcacacaatcacagcaccagatcaggtgttgctcTGCCCATAAAAATGACATCCTCTCTGGGCAGCGTTAAAAATAAAGTAATCagcctcatgatgaaatccctgagttGTTTACTTCATCTCCGGCAACTGAgctaggaaggacgcctgtatctttgggTGTATTGATGCACCCTCCAAagtctaattaataacttcaccatggtcaaaggaatattcaatgtctccTTTTTTAAAATCCATCTAccagtaggtgcccttctttgcgaagcattggaaaacctccctggtctttttggttgaatctgtgattgaaattcactgctcaactgagggaccttacagataattgtatgtgtggggaacagagatgaggtagtcattcaaaagtcatgttaaacactattattgcactcaATGAGTCCATGCATGTGACTTGTGAAGTACATTTTTactactgaacttatttaggcttgccatgaaaaaaggggttgaatacctcTTCAACgagtgtgtttgtttatgtaaAAAAAATCCTTATAAGAagtgatttaataaatcattatcaTAGTTACAAAAACAACATCGTAGAATGAAAACATCGCAAACACGTACaaactacatttttttaaatttttataaaatgtacaaaatagaaaataaaaatccTCACTTATTTCAAATAGTTAAGTATTTTTCTTGTGTCATTAGGCTATACAATAGATATACAACATGATACAAAGCATTTATGTACAAGACTGAGGTTGTGCGTTGAGAAAGACATCAATAAGATTGCATCTTAGAAATGTACAAAAGAAATGTATAAGAATAGGGGGGAAATTAAAGGCAATAAGTTAATAAGAGGGTTTTAGTGCAGGCAGGTCCTCAGAATTTGCAGCAGAAGCCACAGCCCTTGTTGTGACAGCAGTTGCAGCACCAACGACACAGGGAGAGGTGGCTCTGACGCTTGAACCTGAAATGCTCCTGTATCCCGCCAAGAAAAGAAAATGAAAAAGGTGGGAACAAGCATATGGTAAGTATTTCTGTCCAAGTCTCCACTTCACAAACACGTTGTGCACTGCTCGCCCTGAAGCCCTCTCTAACGGCTCACAATCAAACGATAACAGGTAGCACAAGTAGGTTAATTAAATTCTGCGGGGCAAATGCAACCACTTCGATTTTAATTTGCTAAAGGTAATTACTTAATTCATTCAGTCAATTGAACGTACCGGCAGATGCATGGACTCGCCGCCCGGCTGTTGATGTTCCCCAACTGGACTGTCAATGCTTCCAACCTCGTCTGTTCGCTCCTGCAAAGATATTTTGCACAAATTAATCATGACCAACCTCTAAAATCGATGCAGACATGTTTGAAGTGAGTTGTTGTTAGAAAATTAGCCATACTTCGGAGAAAGGAACAGCAGTGCTTTCAAGGATGCACATACACGCGAGGTCGATAGCAAATGCAACACTGAAGGCCTTCATTCCCGGTTTTGTTAGGAAGGTTATAGCCTATTTAAAAAGTCCGGTTGAAATCAGTTGGAATTGAAGTGACAGTTTATAAAGAAGATCAGAACTCTTAAATTGTCCCATAAAGAGAGACTCTCCAACGCACAATTTTAAATGCAATAGATGAGTCCCAAGTTAGTTGATGGTCCTTTTGGTGTGTGTGGTTGAGGGACTTCTGTCTTTTGTTGAGACTGTGGTACACCGGTATTATACACACTTTGGCCACTATTGTGCAATCCTGCCACTTGACCCGAtttccactagatagcacagccacaaagtcaaaacagCTTTCCCATTTTGACAACAGATACCGCTCCGGCGGAAGAAATTAATTAACAAATAtcccagccaatcacaacactgtaagtaatactgtgaaacaaTATCATTCCACTATTCCCACagatatattatggacattttcatTACAGTGCAATGCAAAAATTAAAGAACAAAATTCCTCTGTGGCACCTTTCATTCAGTTGTTTCAAGTGTTATTAGGAATACAAgaatattatattattatgtgGCAGgtattgtattatgtagtgtTCATCAGACCTTATGAAATAATAGTGATTCATGCATGAATTATTAGGCAAAGATATTTTGTAGTTGAGAAAAAAATGTGATTTATTTGAACGTGTAGGCAACTGAAATGtcttgtgtggctcagttggtaaagcatgttgcttgtaatgccagggttgtgggttcaattcccaagGGGGGAAAAGTATGAGGTTAATACacttactgtaagttgctctggataacagggtatttaaaaaataaaaaataaaagtacaaTGACACATTTCATGCTATGCTGCTATATCACATTTCATTAACACAAAATGATACTGTGAAAATTGTAAGCCTCTGAATTCCTAATTTGCATCCTCAAAAAAGTCTGTGATAAGTGTTAATAGCCTAATAATAACAAATTGTATGTGCTCTCAGGGGCTCAACTTGTTTGATACTATACTATTACATTTGAATCCATTCAATAATTATTTTATTGGCTGTGCCCAACTTGTCCCTGTAAGCAAAACAACATGTTGTGGGGACCACTGAGCCTGTCTGTCTTGTATATAGAGAACCCTTTGCCATCGCTTGTTGACTTTGGTTGACTGGAACATCAGGGTTAACAAATATAGCCACGAGTGACTTCGCATTGGAATCCACCCACCTAACTTAATTTGTTGAATAGTAGTGAAAGTGGGGGTGAGGGAGGAACTTTCTGCTGTGACACCAGTCGCCAGCACTATCTTTGTGAATCTTCTGGTCAAACAGAGCTCGGCTCCAGTGGggaggacacagagacacagtcaccTAGACAGGCGCCAGTCCACCACTCGCTCCTCCTGGGCCGGTGCATTGGCCCCCTGTTTCCCCCCTCTGTCATCCTAACtacctctgtctcctccctcctccctctcatgTACTTTATTTGTCTGGGCACTTGACACAAAATGTCCCAAAAATTAAGTTAAGAAAATTATTTACTAATGAAATAGCCAACCGGCAAAAAAGAAACTAGCGGCAGCTTTCTTCCAACCCCCACCTTCTCCAGATCAGCCAGAAAGCCTGTTGGCTTGTACGATTGCTGTGGCTAATTTGTTAATGTAGAACTGGGTCACTATCAGCTCATTATTTGCAAAATGGTAAACAATATGCTAATGAACTCCAGTAGTGTTCAGTGTTCAAAGACCCTGCCCCCGACTACAGCAACTCTGTCCAACTAGTCCCCTGTTTGCTGGGACATTCTCTGCCTCATGGGGCAGTGTTGAGCACTGACTGTTTTTTTAGGCTGTACTAACAAGCCAGACCTAGTTCATACAGGAGATAGGATTTTCAAAGTGCATATACTAATCTGGTTTCAGTCTCCTTTTAGCAGAGTAATATggactacactgagtgtacaaaaaaataacaccttcctaatattgagttgcaaattcatcggggcatggactctacatggtgtcgaaagcgtttcacagggatgttggcccatgttgactccaatcccacagttgtgtcaagttggttggatgtcctttgggtggtggaccattcttgatacacacaggaaactgttgagcgtgaaaaacccagcagaggtgcagttcttgacacaaatcagTGTGCCTGGTACCTATTACCGTACCCCGttgaaaggcacttaaatattttgtctttcccattcaccctctgaatggcacacattcacaatcaatgtctcaattgtctcaaggctttaaaaaaacattttacctgtgtcctccccttcatctacactgattgaaatggatttaataagtaacatcaataagggatcatagctttcacctggactcacctggtcagtctatgtcatggaatgtgtgccattcagagttgTTAAATATCCCTATTTTGAAatacagtcccttcagaaagttTTTCATACTTATTTCTAATTTTGTtgttactgcctgaattcaaaatgtattcaatatattTTGTTCACTCacccatctacatacaataccccataatgacaaagtgaaaacatatttttagaaatattagcaaatgtattgaaattaaatacagaaatatctaatttgcataagtattcacacccctgagtcaatactttgtagaagcacctttggtagtgattacagctgtgagtctttctgggtaagtccctaagagctttccacacctggattttgccacatttgcccattattattttcaaaattcttcaagctctgtcaaattgtttgttgatcattgctagacaaccattttcaggttttgccatagattttcaagtagatttgagtcaaactgtaactcggccactcaggaacattcactgtcttcttggtaagcaactccagtgtagatttggccttatgttttaggttattgtcctgatgaaaTGTACATTcatttcccagtgtctggtggaaagcagactgaaccaggttttcctctaggattttacctgtgcttagctccattccgtaaATTGTTTATCCCGAAAAACTCTTGTTTTAATACGGAGGATAATTTAGCTATTatattttaagaccccttgaagtagccttaaatatataaaaaaaaatatttgatgggGAAAAAATGTTGGGCCTTATTGTTATTAGCCCgtacaaatgcattgaataacatattcactacatggaacaacagatagtccccaaaataaatctaaaggaagtttgttctgaattgtctgtcctatatctgagagatataagaaagatcaggaaacatatacactacctgtcacgttctgaccttagttcttttgtattttctttgttttagtatggtcagggcgtgagttgggtgggttatctatgtttgtgtttctatgttgttgtttttttgtttggcctgatatggttctcaatcagaggcaggtgttagtcattgtctctgattgggaaccacatttaggtagcctgttttctgttgtgttttggtgggtggttgtcttccgtgtctgtttgtctgtttgttcacGTTACGGGGCTGTTTCGGTTTTCTAttctattcactttgttatttttgtattgttgtcgTGTTCAGGATTATTAAATATAATggacgcttaccacgctgcgcattggtccgacctttcttactcctcgtcagatgaggagaaCGAATTCCGTTACACTACCGTtcgaaagtttggggtcacttagaaatgtccttgttttccatgaaaacatacatgaaatgagttgcaaaatgaatagaaatatagtcaagacgttgacaaggttataaataatgattttttaattgaaataataattgtgtccttcaaactttgctttcgtcaaagaatcctccatttgcagcaattacagccttgcagacctttggcattctagttgtcaatttgttggggtaatctgaagagatttcaccccgtgcttcctgaagcacctcccataaattggattggcttgatgggcacttcttacgtaccatacggtcaatagggttgagatccggtgactgtgctggctaCTGCATTATAGACAGAAttccagctgactgcttcttcacTAAatagttatttcatagtttggagctgtgctttgggtcattgacctgttgtaggaggaaattggctccaattaatcGCCGTCCAGAGGGTATGGCaaggcgttgcaaaatggagtgatagccatCCTTCTtgaagatcccttttaccctgtacaaatctcccactttaccaccaccaaatcacctccagaccatcacattgcctccaccatgcttgacagatggcgtcaaacattcctccagcatcttttcattttttctgcatttcacaaatgttcttctttgtgatctgaacacctcaaacttagatgtgtctgtccataacacttttttccaatcttcctgtgtctgtgttcttttgcccatcttaatcttttctttttattggcctgtctgagatatggatttttctttgcaactctgcctagaaggccagcatcccggagtcgcctcttcactgttgacgttgagactggtgttttgcgggtactatttaatgaagctgccagttgaggacttgtgaggcgtctgtttctcaaactagacactaatgtacttgtcctcttgctcagttgtgcaccggggcctcccactcctctttctattctggttagagccagtttgcactgttctgtgaagggagtagtacacagcgttgtacgagatcttcagtttcttggcaatttctcgcatggaatagctttcatttctcagaacaagaatagactgacgagtttcagaagaaaggtctttgtttctggtcattttcagcctgtaatcaaacccacaaatgctgatgctccagatactcaacttgtctaaagaaagccagttttattgcttctttaatcaggacaacagttttcagctgtgctaacataatagcaaaatagttttctaatgataaattagcctttttaaaattataaacttggattagctaacacaacgtgccattggaacacaggagtgatggttgctgataatgggcctctgtacgcctatgtagatatcccataaaaaaatctgccgtttccagctacaatagtcatttacaacattaacaatgtctacactgtatttctgatcaatttgcttttctttcaaaaacaaggacatttctaagtgaccccaaacttctgaacggtagtgtatactgttgaagttggaagttcacatacaccttagccaaatacatttaaactcagtttttcacaattcctgacatttaataccagtaaaaattcactgtcttcgGTCAGctagggtcaccactttattttaataatttga includes the following:
- the LOC120047566 gene encoding hepcidin-like, whose product is MKAFSVAFAIDLACMCILESTAVPFSEERTDEVGSIDSPVGEHQQPGGESMHLPEHFRFKRQSHLSLCRWCCNCCHNKGCGFCCKF